A window of Sutcliffiella cohnii contains these coding sequences:
- the carB gene encoding carbamoyl-phosphate synthase large subunit — MPKRLDIKTILVIGSGPIVIGQAAEFDYAGTQACLALKEEGYRVILVNSNPATIMTDTQMADKVYMEPLTLEFLSRIIRKERPDALLPTLGGQTGLNLAVELAESGVLDECNVQILGTKLSAIKKAEDRDLFRNLMNELGEPVPDSEIIHSIDEAEKFVAQVGFPVIVRPAYTLGGTGGGICSNEEELEEIVTSGLKNSPVHQCLLEKSIAGFKEIEYEVMRDRNDNAIVVCNMENIDPVGIHTGDSIVVAPSQTLSDREYQLLRNVSLKIIRALEIEGGCNVQLALDPHSFQYYIIEVNPRVSRSSALASKATGYPIAKLAAKIAVGLTLDEMMNPVTGRTYASFEPALDYIVTKIPRWPFDKFESANRSLGTQMKATGEVMAIGRTFEESILKAVRSLESKIFHLELEDAESISNSTIEKRIRKAGDERLFYVAEALRRGVSMETIHDWSKIDYFFLQKFSNILEMEQRIKNNPGNEELLIEAKQMGISDVTIAKFWNISERNVYETRKQLQLQPVYKMVDTCAAEFESETPYFYGSYEEENESIVTSKESIVVLGSGPIRIGQGVEFDYATVHSVWAIKEAGYEAIIINNNPETVSTDFSISDKLYFEPLTVEDVMNIIDLENPKGVVVQFGGQTAINLAAELSARGVRILGTSLEDLDRAENRDKFEHTLNQLGIRQPVGKTATSVSEAITIAESIGYPVLVRPSYVLGGRAMEIVYKTEELLHYMENAVKVNPEHPVLIDKYMIGKEIEVDAISDGKDVFIPGIMEHIERAGVHSGDSIAVYPPQTLSKKIKDEIVDYTIRLARGLNIVGLLNIQFVLYKDEVFVIEVNPRSSRTVPFLSKITNVPMANVATKVILGESLQAQGYATGLQVETEGVFVKVPVFSFAKLRNVDITLGPEMKSTGEVMGKDITLEKALYKGLVASGISIKTYGSVLFTISDKDKEEALQLAKRFHQIGYKLLATEGTATYFEKENIPVTVVNKIGGEAPNLIDVIRKGKAQFVINTLTKGKQPARDGFRIRRESVENGIACLTSLDTANAILRVLESMTFSIDSIEQLHPSAQEVVTVG; from the coding sequence ATGCCAAAGCGTTTAGATATTAAAACAATTTTAGTAATTGGATCAGGACCTATTGTTATTGGGCAAGCAGCAGAATTTGATTATGCAGGAACGCAAGCATGTCTTGCATTAAAAGAAGAAGGATATCGTGTAATATTAGTGAACTCGAACCCTGCGACAATTATGACAGATACTCAAATGGCTGACAAAGTATATATGGAGCCGTTAACGTTAGAATTTTTAAGTAGAATTATTAGAAAAGAACGCCCAGATGCACTTTTACCAACGCTTGGAGGCCAAACAGGTTTGAACTTAGCCGTTGAATTAGCAGAATCAGGTGTGCTAGATGAGTGTAATGTGCAAATTTTAGGAACGAAATTATCCGCTATTAAAAAAGCGGAGGATCGTGATTTATTCCGAAATTTAATGAATGAATTAGGTGAACCTGTTCCCGATAGTGAAATTATCCATTCGATAGACGAAGCGGAAAAATTTGTTGCACAAGTTGGTTTTCCTGTCATTGTACGTCCAGCTTATACACTAGGTGGGACTGGTGGTGGAATTTGTTCGAATGAAGAAGAGTTAGAAGAAATTGTTACTAGCGGACTTAAAAATAGCCCAGTTCATCAATGTTTACTAGAAAAAAGTATTGCTGGTTTTAAAGAGATTGAATATGAAGTAATGAGAGATCGAAATGATAATGCAATCGTTGTATGTAATATGGAAAACATCGATCCTGTAGGAATACATACAGGAGACTCCATTGTAGTAGCACCAAGTCAAACGTTAAGTGACAGAGAGTACCAGTTACTACGAAATGTATCCTTAAAAATAATTAGAGCGTTAGAAATAGAAGGTGGCTGTAATGTGCAGCTAGCATTAGATCCACATAGTTTTCAATACTATATTATCGAAGTAAACCCGCGTGTTAGCCGTTCATCTGCACTAGCTTCAAAAGCTACAGGTTATCCAATTGCCAAGCTAGCAGCAAAAATAGCGGTAGGGTTAACGTTAGATGAAATGATGAACCCTGTAACAGGAAGAACATATGCATCATTCGAGCCTGCGTTAGACTATATCGTTACAAAAATACCAAGATGGCCGTTTGATAAATTTGAATCTGCCAATAGAAGCTTAGGAACACAAATGAAGGCAACTGGGGAAGTAATGGCCATCGGTAGAACATTTGAAGAATCCATCTTAAAAGCAGTGCGTTCGTTAGAGTCGAAAATTTTCCACTTAGAATTAGAGGATGCAGAGTCTATCAGTAACAGCACAATTGAAAAGAGAATTCGTAAAGCTGGGGATGAGCGCTTATTTTATGTAGCAGAAGCGTTACGTCGTGGCGTATCAATGGAAACCATTCATGACTGGAGTAAAATCGACTATTTCTTCCTACAAAAGTTCAGCAACATATTAGAAATGGAACAACGTATTAAAAACAATCCAGGGAATGAAGAATTATTAATAGAAGCTAAGCAAATGGGAATAAGCGATGTTACGATTGCGAAATTTTGGAATATAAGCGAACGAAATGTTTACGAAACAAGAAAGCAGCTACAATTGCAACCAGTTTATAAAATGGTAGATACTTGTGCAGCTGAATTTGAATCCGAAACTCCATATTTTTACGGCAGTTATGAAGAGGAAAATGAGTCGATTGTGACTAGTAAAGAAAGTATTGTCGTTTTAGGTTCGGGACCGATTCGAATTGGTCAAGGGGTAGAATTTGACTATGCTACTGTACACTCTGTATGGGCAATTAAAGAAGCAGGGTATGAGGCAATTATTATTAATAATAATCCTGAAACGGTATCTACCGACTTTAGTATTTCTGACAAACTATATTTCGAACCGTTAACGGTCGAAGACGTCATGAATATAATTGATTTAGAAAATCCAAAAGGGGTAGTCGTTCAGTTTGGAGGCCAAACAGCTATTAATCTAGCAGCAGAATTATCTGCAAGAGGAGTACGGATTTTAGGTACTTCTTTAGAAGATTTAGATCGTGCCGAAAATAGAGATAAGTTTGAACATACGTTAAATCAATTAGGAATTAGACAGCCAGTTGGTAAAACAGCAACTTCCGTAAGTGAAGCGATTACGATTGCCGAAAGTATTGGTTACCCGGTGCTAGTTCGTCCATCTTACGTACTTGGTGGAAGAGCGATGGAAATAGTTTATAAAACAGAAGAATTACTTCACTATATGGAGAACGCTGTAAAAGTAAATCCAGAACACCCAGTTTTAATAGATAAATATATGATTGGAAAAGAAATTGAAGTGGACGCTATTTCAGATGGGAAAGATGTGTTTATTCCTGGAATAATGGAACATATTGAACGAGCAGGTGTTCACTCAGGTGACTCCATTGCCGTTTACCCACCTCAAACACTATCGAAAAAGATTAAAGATGAAATCGTCGACTACACTATTCGATTAGCACGAGGTCTTAATATAGTAGGACTATTAAACATTCAATTTGTACTATATAAAGATGAAGTATTCGTAATAGAAGTAAACCCTAGATCAAGTAGAACAGTACCTTTCTTAAGTAAAATTACGAATGTGCCAATGGCAAATGTAGCAACAAAGGTAATTTTAGGAGAAAGTTTACAAGCTCAAGGTTATGCAACTGGGCTACAAGTTGAAACAGAAGGTGTTTTTGTAAAAGTACCTGTATTCTCGTTTGCTAAATTAAGAAATGTGGATATTACGCTCGGGCCAGAAATGAAATCTACCGGAGAAGTAATGGGGAAAGATATAACGCTAGAAAAAGCATTATATAAAGGACTAGTCGCATCGGGAATATCTATTAAAACGTATGGCTCTGTTTTGTTTACGATCTCTGATAAAGATAAAGAAGAGGCATTACAATTAGCGAAACGATTCCACCAAATAGGGTATAAACTTTTAGCAACGGAAGGAACAGCTACCTATTTTGAAAAAGAAAATATCCCTGTAACAGTTGTAAATAAAATCGGTGGAGAAGCACCAAACTTAATCGATGTAATTAGAAAAGGGAAAGCTCAGTTCGTTATTAACACACTAACAAAAGGAAAGCAACCAGCACGTGACGGGTTTAGAATTCGTCGTGAATCGGTAGAAAACGGTATTGCATGTTTAACTTCACTTGACACAGCAAATGCAATCCTTAGAGTGTTAGAGTCTATGACATTTTCTATTGATTCTATAGAACAATTACATCCTAGTGCGCAAGAGGTGGTGACAGTAGGATGA
- the pyrF gene encoding orotidine-5'-phosphate decarboxylase, with protein sequence MKQDLIVALDFPTKKEVDTFLSHFDDGPLFVKVGMELFYQEGPSIIEDLKKRNHRIFLDLKLHDIPNTVYQAMKGLANLGVDLTNVHAAGGCEMMKAALEGLTAGSLGERPALIAVTQLTSMSEERMKKDLLIDQALNDVVLHYASNAKESGLDGVVCSAYEAPMLNSALGESFLKVTPGIRLASSSNDDQVRVVTPKEASRLGSSSIVVGRSITGASDPRKAYEEVNEQWRGVAKK encoded by the coding sequence GTGAAACAGGATTTAATAGTTGCACTTGATTTTCCTACAAAAAAAGAGGTTGATACTTTTTTAAGCCATTTTGATGATGGACCACTATTTGTCAAAGTAGGAATGGAATTGTTTTATCAAGAAGGCCCTTCTATTATTGAAGATTTAAAGAAAAGAAATCATCGAATTTTTTTAGATTTAAAACTACATGATATTCCTAACACTGTGTATCAAGCAATGAAAGGTTTAGCCAATTTAGGTGTGGACTTAACGAATGTGCATGCTGCTGGTGGATGTGAAATGATGAAAGCAGCCCTAGAAGGTTTAACAGCTGGTAGTTTAGGAGAAAGACCAGCACTTATTGCAGTTACACAGTTAACAAGTATGTCAGAAGAACGTATGAAAAAGGATTTATTAATAGATCAAGCATTAAATGATGTAGTACTACATTATGCTAGCAATGCAAAAGAAAGTGGACTAGATGGAGTTGTATGCTCTGCCTATGAAGCGCCAATGTTAAACTCAGCACTAGGTGAATCATTTTTAAAAGTAACACCAGGTATTCGATTGGCATCCTCTTCAAACGATGATCAAGTTAGAGTTGTAACACCGAAAGAAGCATCAAGATTAGGTTCAAGCTCTATCGTAGTTGGGCGTTCGATTACAGGAGCTAGTGATCCAAGAAAAGCATACGAAGAAGTGAATGAACAGTGGAGAGGGGTAGCAAAAAAATGA
- a CDS encoding Rqc2 family fibronectin-binding protein: MSFDGIFTHKMTQELKHNLESGRISKVYQPYKQELVFTIRANGKNHKLLLSAHPSYARVHLTEEVYDNPSEPPMFCMLLRKHLEGSIITSIQQVDMDRIIVFEMKTRNEIGDISYKQLIIEIMGRHSNIIFVDKEKNMILDSIKHISMAFNRHRSIAPGQAYVLPPQQEKINPFEANEEIVQTKIDYFSGKLDKQLVSLFAGVSPILAREAVHRAGLANRETLPKAFVQLMKEIADDIHPQIIITPEQKEIFYLTDVTHVKGEIKRYSSLSELLDRFYFGKASRDRVKQQAHDLERFVQNEIQKNKTKIKKLEQTLEDAKKADTFQLYGELLTANLHRLKRGAKEIEVINYYDENGSSIKIELSPKLSPSENAQRYFQKYQKAKNSLSIVREQIELAKEEITYFEMLFQQLEAASPKDVQEIREELVEEGYLKVKQKKGAKKNKPQKPLLEKYISSEGIEILVGKNNKQNDYLTNKVARRDEIWFHTKDIPGSHVVIRHLEPTDNTIREAATIAAYFSKAKQSSSVPVDFTKIRHVKKPSGSKPGFVIYDNQQTIFVTPNEELVIKLKSN; encoded by the coding sequence ATGTCCTTTGATGGAATTTTCACACATAAAATGACGCAAGAACTTAAACACAATTTAGAAAGCGGTAGAATTTCGAAAGTTTACCAGCCTTATAAACAAGAGCTAGTGTTTACCATTCGCGCAAACGGAAAAAACCATAAATTACTCCTATCTGCTCACCCAAGTTACGCACGTGTACACCTTACGGAAGAAGTGTATGACAATCCGAGTGAACCACCTATGTTTTGTATGCTATTACGCAAACATTTAGAAGGGAGTATCATCACTTCTATTCAACAAGTTGATATGGATAGAATTATTGTTTTCGAAATGAAAACCCGAAACGAAATTGGTGATATATCTTATAAACAATTAATTATTGAAATTATGGGCAGACATTCTAACATTATTTTCGTGGATAAAGAAAAAAATATGATTCTTGATAGTATTAAGCATATTTCGATGGCGTTTAATCGTCACCGTAGCATAGCTCCTGGTCAAGCTTACGTTCTTCCACCTCAACAAGAAAAAATAAATCCTTTTGAGGCCAATGAGGAAATTGTCCAAACGAAAATAGATTATTTTTCTGGTAAATTAGATAAACAATTAGTTTCTCTCTTTGCAGGAGTTTCTCCTATTTTAGCTAGAGAAGCAGTTCACCGTGCAGGACTAGCGAACAGAGAAACTCTTCCGAAAGCATTTGTCCAGCTAATGAAGGAAATTGCTGATGATATTCATCCGCAAATTATTATTACACCAGAACAAAAAGAAATTTTTTATTTAACGGATGTAACACATGTGAAGGGTGAAATTAAACGTTATTCTTCTTTAAGCGAGTTACTGGATCGTTTTTATTTTGGGAAAGCTTCACGCGATAGAGTTAAGCAACAAGCACATGACTTAGAAAGATTTGTACAAAATGAAATACAAAAAAATAAAACGAAAATTAAAAAATTAGAACAAACATTAGAAGACGCTAAAAAGGCCGACACTTTCCAATTGTATGGTGAATTACTAACAGCTAATTTACATAGGCTGAAGCGTGGCGCTAAAGAAATTGAAGTTATCAATTATTATGATGAAAATGGTAGCAGTATTAAAATTGAATTATCGCCAAAACTATCACCTTCTGAAAATGCGCAAAGATACTTCCAAAAATATCAGAAAGCGAAAAATTCACTTTCCATCGTTCGTGAACAAATAGAACTAGCGAAAGAAGAAATTACTTATTTCGAAATGTTATTTCAACAGCTCGAAGCCGCTTCTCCAAAAGACGTTCAAGAGATTAGAGAAGAGTTGGTCGAGGAAGGATATTTAAAAGTGAAACAAAAGAAAGGTGCGAAGAAAAACAAACCACAAAAGCCTTTACTTGAAAAATATATTTCTTCTGAAGGGATAGAGATTTTAGTTGGTAAAAACAATAAACAAAACGATTATTTAACGAATAAAGTTGCTCGCCGAGACGAGATTTGGTTTCATACGAAAGACATTCCTGGCTCACATGTCGTGATTCGTCATTTAGAACCAACTGATAATACGATACGTGAAGCAGCGACCATTGCTGCCTACTTCAGTAAGGCGAAACAATCTAGCAGTGTTCCTGTAGATTTCACAAAAATAAGACACGTTAAAAAGCCTAGTGGATCAAAACCTGGGTTTGTTATATATGACAACCAACAAACTATCTTTGTAACACCTAATGAAGAGCTCGTCATTAAATTAAAATCTAATTAA
- a CDS encoding dihydroorotate dehydrogenase has protein sequence MNRLQIDLPGLSLKNPIMPASGCFGFGREYSRFYDLSKLGAIMIKATTEMPRFGNATPRVAETPAGMLNAIGLQNPGLQKVVEEELPFLQQYDVPIIANVAGSTIEDYVEVAKEISKVSNVHALELNISCPNVKEGGIAFGTQPEVAYAVTKAVKDVSEVPVYVKLSPNVTNIVEIAQAIERAGADGLTMINTLLGMRLDLKTAQPILANGTGGLSGPAIKPVAIRMVYEVSQNVNIPIIGMGGVQSAEDVLEFFYAGASAVAVGTANFVDPYICPTLIDDLPPLLDKLGIEHISECIGRSWKK, from the coding sequence ATGAACAGATTACAAATTGACTTGCCAGGTCTCTCGTTAAAAAATCCAATCATGCCTGCTTCTGGCTGTTTCGGATTTGGGCGAGAATACTCACGCTTTTATGATTTAAGCAAGCTCGGTGCGATTATGATCAAAGCAACTACGGAAATGCCGAGGTTTGGAAACGCAACGCCTAGAGTAGCTGAAACACCAGCTGGAATGTTAAATGCGATAGGGTTACAAAATCCAGGACTTCAGAAGGTTGTAGAGGAAGAGCTTCCGTTTTTACAACAATATGACGTTCCAATTATTGCTAACGTAGCTGGCTCAACAATCGAAGACTATGTGGAAGTAGCTAAAGAAATTTCAAAAGTATCGAACGTTCATGCTCTAGAACTAAACATTTCATGTCCCAATGTGAAAGAAGGCGGCATTGCATTCGGAACTCAACCTGAAGTTGCCTATGCTGTTACGAAAGCAGTTAAAGATGTTTCCGAAGTACCGGTATACGTTAAGTTATCTCCAAACGTCACAAATATCGTTGAAATCGCTCAAGCTATTGAACGAGCAGGAGCAGATGGATTAACGATGATTAACACGTTACTCGGAATGAGACTAGATTTAAAGACAGCTCAGCCAATTTTAGCAAATGGTACTGGTGGACTATCAGGCCCAGCAATTAAGCCAGTTGCCATCCGAATGGTGTACGAAGTTAGTCAAAATGTAAATATCCCTATTATCGGAATGGGTGGAGTACAATCAGCAGAAGATGTGCTAGAATTCTTTTACGCTGGTGCAAGTGCAGTAGCAGTTGGTACAGCTAATTTTGTTGATCCATATATATGTCCGACTTTAATTGATGACCTACCTCCATTGCTAGATAAACTAGGTATTGAGCATATATCAGAATGTATCGGAAGGAGCTGGAAAAAGTGA
- a CDS encoding dihydroorotate dehydrogenase electron transfer subunit, with product MKKAYMNIVSHEKIARNIYEMTLQGELVSLMNHPGQFVHIRVGDSLDPILRRPISIAKINKEEQTFTIVYRAEGKGTLLLSQKKIGDLVDVLGPLGNGFSINTVPTGEKALIVGGGIGVPPLLELSKQLNAVGIETIHVLGFQSKEDVFYEQQFLSLGDTYIATVDGSYGTEGFVTNVLNDNPFSFHTVFSCGPTVMLKVIEEKYSTNYPVFLSLEERMGCGIGACFACVCHRKDDPTGFTYRKVCTDGPVFPAGEVLI from the coding sequence ATGAAAAAAGCTTACATGAATATCGTTTCGCATGAAAAAATAGCGAGAAATATTTATGAAATGACGCTACAAGGGGAGCTTGTCTCTCTTATGAATCATCCAGGTCAATTTGTTCATATACGGGTCGGAGACAGTTTAGATCCAATTTTAAGAAGACCGATTAGTATTGCAAAAATTAATAAGGAAGAACAAACTTTTACCATTGTCTATCGAGCTGAAGGAAAAGGAACCTTATTACTTTCTCAGAAAAAAATCGGTGACCTAGTAGATGTTCTAGGTCCACTCGGAAACGGATTTTCCATAAATACTGTACCTACAGGTGAGAAAGCATTAATTGTCGGGGGAGGAATTGGTGTTCCCCCGTTATTAGAACTGTCGAAACAGTTAAATGCAGTAGGAATAGAGACAATCCATGTTCTCGGGTTTCAGTCAAAGGAAGATGTGTTTTATGAACAACAATTTTTAAGCCTTGGTGATACGTATATTGCAACAGTAGACGGTTCTTATGGGACAGAAGGTTTTGTCACAAATGTTTTAAATGACAATCCATTCTCCTTTCATACTGTCTTTTCATGTGGGCCAACTGTGATGTTAAAAGTAATAGAAGAAAAGTATTCTACAAATTATCCTGTATTTCTATCATTAGAAGAAAGAATGGGATGTGGAATTGGGGCTTGCTTCGCTTGTGTTTGTCATAGAAAGGATGACCCTACTGGTTTTACTTATCGAAAAGTTTGCACGGATGGTCCGGTATTTCCGGCAGGGGAGGTTCTAATATGA
- a CDS encoding dihydroorotase: MSTLLKNGTWFNEKGELNRVDIRIVDGKVYEISEHLIRKDDEEAIELDGKFISPGFIDVHVHLREPGGEKKETIETGSKAAAKGGFTTIAAMPNTRPTPDTKEQLNWLTNRIKETSVVNVLPYACITTRQLGEELTNFEELKEAGAFAFTDDGVGVQNASVMLQAMKKAAALDMAIVAHCEENTLINKGSVHEGNFSKQHGLNGIPSVCESVHIARDVLLAESTNCHYHVCHISTKESVRVVRDAKRAGIRVTAEVTPHHLLLSEEDIPSVDSNYKMNPPLRGKADQEALLQGLLDGTIDFIATDHAPHTSEEKREGLQLAPFGIVGLETAFPLLYTNFVERGIFTLKQLIDWLTVRPAETFRLPSGKIEVGAVADITIIDLQLNEKIDPEQFLSKGKNTPFTNWECKGWPVMTFVNGKLVWEKGSVHA, encoded by the coding sequence ATGAGCACGCTATTAAAAAATGGAACTTGGTTTAATGAAAAGGGAGAATTAAATAGAGTAGATATTAGGATAGTGGATGGAAAGGTATATGAAATTAGTGAACATTTAATTAGAAAAGACGATGAAGAGGCAATCGAGCTTGACGGAAAATTCATTAGCCCAGGCTTTATCGATGTACACGTTCATTTACGAGAGCCAGGTGGAGAGAAGAAAGAAACGATTGAAACGGGTTCAAAAGCAGCGGCTAAAGGTGGATTTACTACAATTGCTGCCATGCCAAATACGAGACCAACACCTGATACGAAGGAGCAATTAAATTGGCTTACGAATCGTATAAAAGAAACTTCAGTTGTTAACGTACTTCCGTATGCTTGTATCACGACTAGGCAGCTTGGAGAAGAGTTAACTAATTTTGAAGAATTAAAAGAAGCTGGTGCATTTGCTTTTACAGACGACGGTGTAGGGGTACAAAACGCAAGTGTTATGTTACAAGCGATGAAAAAAGCAGCAGCACTCGATATGGCTATCGTAGCACATTGTGAAGAAAACACGTTAATAAACAAAGGATCTGTCCATGAGGGTAACTTTTCTAAACAGCACGGATTAAACGGTATCCCATCAGTCTGTGAATCTGTTCATATAGCACGTGACGTTTTATTAGCGGAAAGCACAAACTGTCACTATCACGTTTGTCATATTAGTACGAAAGAATCGGTACGTGTTGTACGAGATGCAAAAAGGGCAGGCATTCGAGTAACTGCCGAAGTTACACCACATCATTTATTATTAAGTGAGGAGGATATTCCATCCGTAGATAGCAATTATAAAATGAATCCTCCATTAAGAGGAAAAGCTGATCAAGAAGCGTTACTACAGGGGTTATTAGATGGCACAATAGATTTCATCGCAACCGATCATGCCCCACATACGAGTGAAGAAAAAAGGGAAGGGTTACAATTAGCACCATTCGGGATAGTAGGGTTGGAAACTGCCTTCCCATTACTATATACAAACTTTGTTGAAAGAGGAATTTTCACATTAAAACAACTAATCGACTGGTTAACAGTTCGTCCAGCTGAAACATTCCGCTTACCATCTGGAAAGATAGAAGTAGGAGCTGTAGCAGATATTACCATTATTGATTTACAGTTAAACGAAAAAATTGATCCAGAGCAATTTTTATCAAAAGGAAAAAATACACCTTTTACAAATTGGGAATGTAAAGGGTGGCCAGTAATGACATTTGTTAACGGAAAACTAGTTTGGGAGAAAGGTAGTGTACATGCATGA
- a CDS encoding carbamoyl phosphate synthase small subunit, protein MKRQLVLEDGTFFVGKAFGSTKDSIGEVVFNTGMTGYQEILSDPSYCGQIVTLTYPLVGNYGINRDDFESIHPAIKGFIVKEVCDHPSNFRSQMSLDAFFKAKDIPGISGIDTRKLTRIIRNYGTLKGAFVSLDADRQEVIEKLKSTNLPTNQVEQVSTKTAYPSPGRGNRVVLVDFGMKHGILRELNERGCDVVVVPYNVTAEEILLLNPDGVMLSNGPGDPKDVGEAVTMIQNILGKIPLFGICLGHQLFALACGANTERLKFGHRGSNHPVKDVRTGKVALTSQNHGYAVETNSIENTRLEITHIALNDGTVEGLKHKDFPAFTVQYHPEASPGPEDANYLFDEFISLIETTKKEGEKACQSV, encoded by the coding sequence ATGAAAAGACAGCTCGTTTTAGAAGACGGAACTTTCTTTGTAGGAAAAGCATTCGGTAGCACGAAAGATTCAATTGGAGAGGTAGTATTTAATACAGGTATGACAGGCTACCAAGAAATATTATCTGATCCATCTTATTGTGGGCAAATTGTAACATTAACGTATCCGTTAGTTGGAAACTACGGGATCAACCGTGATGATTTCGAATCGATTCACCCTGCAATTAAAGGTTTTATCGTGAAGGAAGTTTGTGACCATCCATCTAATTTTCGCAGTCAAATGTCATTAGATGCATTTTTCAAGGCGAAAGACATTCCAGGAATTTCGGGAATTGATACGAGAAAACTTACAAGAATTATAAGAAATTACGGTACGTTAAAAGGTGCTTTCGTTTCACTAGATGCGGACCGTCAAGAAGTTATAGAAAAATTGAAATCTACTAATCTACCTACAAATCAAGTAGAGCAAGTTTCTACGAAAACGGCCTATCCTAGTCCTGGAAGAGGAAATCGTGTAGTGTTAGTTGATTTTGGAATGAAACACGGGATACTAAGAGAGTTAAACGAGCGGGGCTGCGATGTTGTCGTTGTACCTTATAATGTAACAGCGGAAGAGATTCTCCTATTAAATCCAGACGGTGTTATGTTGTCTAACGGCCCTGGAGATCCGAAAGATGTAGGTGAAGCGGTAACGATGATCCAAAACATTTTAGGTAAAATTCCTCTTTTCGGTATTTGTTTAGGGCATCAATTATTCGCTTTAGCATGTGGTGCGAATACGGAACGTTTAAAATTTGGCCATAGAGGATCTAACCATCCAGTAAAAGATGTAAGAACAGGTAAAGTAGCCCTTACTTCTCAAAATCATGGCTATGCTGTGGAGACAAATTCTATCGAAAATACTAGATTAGAAATTACACATATTGCATTAAATGATGGAACAGTTGAAGGGTTAAAACATAAAGATTTCCCTGCTTTTACAGTACAATATCATCCAGAAGCTAGCCCTGGACCAGAAGATGCAAATTACTTATTTGATGAATTTATTAGCTTAATCGAGACAACTAAGAAAGAGGGAGAAAAAGCATGCCAAAGCGTTTAG
- the pyrE gene encoding orotate phosphoribosyltransferase: MNEKIAEHLLRIKAVFLQPNDPFTWSSGMKSPIYCDNRLTLSYPKVRSDIASELAKVIQNEFGDVNVIAGTATAGIPHAAFVSERLNLPMCYVRSKAKEHGKGKQIEGKVESGQKVVVVEDLISTGGSAINAVEALRAEGCEVVGIISIFTYDLPVGKERLEASNIKAVSICNYETLLKVAVKEGYVGEKDVEKLTKWMENPQDESWMAS; encoded by the coding sequence ATGAACGAGAAAATTGCTGAACATTTATTACGAATAAAAGCAGTATTTTTACAGCCGAATGATCCGTTTACTTGGTCTTCTGGAATGAAGTCTCCTATTTATTGTGATAACCGGTTAACTTTATCTTATCCAAAAGTAAGAAGTGATATAGCATCAGAGCTAGCTAAAGTGATACAAAATGAATTTGGCGATGTAAATGTGATAGCAGGAACAGCAACAGCTGGAATTCCCCATGCTGCGTTTGTTAGTGAAAGACTTAATCTACCAATGTGCTATGTGCGAAGTAAAGCAAAAGAACATGGAAAAGGGAAACAAATAGAAGGGAAAGTAGAGTCGGGTCAAAAGGTAGTAGTAGTAGAAGATTTAATTTCAACAGGTGGAAGTGCAATTAATGCAGTGGAAGCACTAAGAGCAGAAGGTTGCGAAGTGGTTGGAATTATCTCTATTTTTACGTACGACCTACCTGTTGGAAAAGAAAGGCTAGAAGCATCCAACATTAAAGCAGTCTCTATTTGCAACTATGAAACACTGTTAAAAGTAGCAGTGAAAGAAGGATACGTTGGAGAAAAAGACGTAGAAAAATTAACGAAATGGATGGAAAATCCCCAAGATGAGTCTTGGATGGCAAGTTAA